In the Coleofasciculus chthonoplastes PCC 7420 genome, one interval contains:
- a CDS encoding type II toxin-antitoxin system RelE family toxin, which yields MKFEINFTPIAANHIRAYRKFAQKTILDSIEAQLSNEPTLETRNRKRLGENELSDWELRVDNYRVFYDVVIEDDSCIVQIKAVGHKEHNTLYIGGKEVQI from the coding sequence ATGAAATTCGAGATTAACTTTACTCCTATAGCTGCCAATCATATACGCGCCTATAGAAAATTTGCCCAAAAAACTATTCTTGATTCTATCGAAGCACAGCTATCCAATGAACCCACACTAGAAACTAGAAACAGAAAACGACTGGGAGAAAATGAACTATCCGATTGGGAACTGCGAGTGGATAACTATCGGGTTTTCTATGATGTAGTTATAGAAGACGATTCCTGTATCGTTCAGATCAAGGCTGTGGGACACAAAGAACACAATACACTTTACATTGGTGGTAAAGAGGTTCAGATATGA